In Deinococcus misasensis DSM 22328, one DNA window encodes the following:
- a CDS encoding helix-turn-helix domain-containing protein: MGSKVKVRPLSETEVQHIQDQLKSKDAFTVRRSQILLASHEGQVVSQIARSLRIATQTVRNTFRAFEADGLASLHEQSHR; this comes from the coding sequence ATGGGCAGCAAAGTCAAAGTCCGACCCCTCAGCGAAACAGAAGTCCAGCACATCCAAGATCAGCTCAAATCCAAAGACGCCTTCACGGTGCGGCGCAGCCAGATTCTGCTGGCCAGCCATGAGGGTCAGGTGGTCTCCCAAATTGCCAGGTCCCTGAGAATCGCCACCCAAACAGTACGCAACACTTTTAGAGCTTTTGAAGCAGACGGTTTAGCGAGCCTACACGAACAATCCCATCGG
- a CDS encoding cysteine desulfurase yields MSIRSWEEVRQDFPILQRTVNGKRLVYLDSTATAQKPRQVIEALSHFYEHTNANIHRGSYSLSMESTHLYEEARARVASLIHAPENGVVFTRNTTEAINLVARTWALDHLKQGDQILVTEMEHHSNLVPWHIAARATGASVVGVGITPEGRLDLQDYQQKLASGNVKLVAVTHISNALGTINPIQDLTCMAHQVGAVVLVDGAQSVPHLPVDVQALDVDFYAFSGHKMCGPTGASALYARPELLESMSPFLGGGDMIDQVYIDHSTYADLPNKFEAGTPAIAEVIALGVAAQYLQDLGMERVFQHEQELIGYALERIQEIPELIQYGPIGPDRAGVIGFNLQGIHSHDVAGFLDEHAICVRSGHHCAQPLMRALGVGSTARASFYLYNTRQDIDLWIEALKDIVSFFKE; encoded by the coding sequence ATGAGCATCCGAAGCTGGGAAGAGGTCCGGCAGGACTTTCCAATTCTGCAACGCACTGTGAACGGCAAAAGGCTGGTGTATCTGGACTCCACCGCCACCGCCCAGAAACCCCGACAGGTCATCGAAGCCCTGTCCCATTTTTACGAGCACACCAACGCCAACATCCACCGGGGATCGTATTCCCTGTCCATGGAATCCACCCACCTCTATGAAGAGGCCCGTGCCAGAGTGGCAAGCCTGATCCATGCCCCTGAGAATGGGGTGGTTTTCACCCGCAACACCACCGAAGCCATCAATCTGGTTGCCCGAACCTGGGCTCTGGACCACCTGAAACAAGGGGACCAGATTCTGGTCACCGAAATGGAGCACCACTCCAATCTGGTGCCGTGGCACATCGCTGCCAGAGCCACAGGTGCATCTGTGGTGGGGGTGGGCATCACCCCAGAGGGCAGGTTGGACCTGCAGGATTACCAGCAGAAACTGGCTTCTGGAAACGTGAAACTGGTCGCGGTGACCCACATTTCCAATGCCCTTGGGACCATCAACCCCATTCAGGACCTGACCTGCATGGCCCATCAGGTGGGGGCAGTGGTTCTGGTGGATGGTGCCCAGAGCGTTCCCCACCTGCCTGTGGATGTGCAGGCTCTGGATGTGGACTTTTATGCCTTCAGTGGGCATAAAATGTGCGGTCCCACCGGGGCCAGTGCCCTGTATGCCCGTCCAGAGTTGCTGGAGTCCATGTCGCCGTTTCTGGGTGGGGGAGACATGATTGATCAGGTGTACATTGACCACTCCACTTACGCAGACTTGCCCAACAAGTTTGAAGCAGGAACCCCTGCCATTGCGGAAGTGATTGCTCTGGGCGTGGCTGCCCAGTACCTGCAAGACCTCGGAATGGAACGGGTTTTCCAGCATGAGCAGGAATTGATTGGGTATGCCCTGGAACGCATTCAGGAGATTCCAGAGTTGATCCAGTACGGTCCCATCGGCCCGGACCGTGCAGGGGTCATCGGTTTCAACTTGCAGGGCATTCATTCCCACGATGTGGCAGGTTTCCTAGATGAACACGCCATTTGCGTCCGGAGCGGTCACCACTGCGCCCAACCCCTGATGCGGGCTCTGGGGGTGGGTTCCACAGCAAGGGCCAGTTTCTACCTGTACAATACCCGTCAGGACATCGACCTCTGGATTGAGGCCTTGAAG